GTAACGCGGAGAGCTGAGCGCTATATTGTATCATTAGGAAAGCAAGAGGAAATAAATGAAGTTGTATTACGATATGTCAATCGATTATCTGATTATTTATTCGCAATAGCTAGGGTGATAAATGCTCGCCTTATGGTGAAAGATGTTGAATATAAACGAAGTGCAATTGGTTTTCGTAAAAAGGAAGTGGAGTAATTCACTTTCTTTTTTGTATACTTTTTTCCGTAATATACCACAATAGAGAAAGTGTGGCGGTTATTAAAAAACGGAGGATGTATATGAAAGGCTTAAAAGTCGGGATACTTGTCTTTGGATTGTTTTTTAGTTCTCAATTATATGCTTATGCTGAGGACGGACGATGGACATGGCCGGTAGATGGAAGAATTAGTGACTATTTTGGAACAAGAAATGGAAAACACTATGGTATTGATATAGCTGCTCCAATCGGAACACCGATTGCCGCTATTCGAGGTGGAACGGTGACAAAATCCTATTTTTCAAATAGTTATGGAAATGTAGTGTTTATTAAGCATGGAGAATATGAGGCCGTTTACGCCCATCTAAATAAGAGATATGTATTTCAAGGGAATCATATTACAAGAGGTGAGGTAATTGGTGAAGTGGGAAACACAGGTGAATCACGAGGTGCACATCTGCACTTAGAAGTTCATAAAGGTGCTTGGACATTTGGGAAAAGAAATGCAATGAATCCATTGTTTGTTTTAAATGGAGAAAGGGATCAAGTGGTTTCATCATCGATGTATATTGTGCAAAAAGGGGATACATTGGTCAGTATTGCCCGTAAGTTTGGCATGACTGTTCATGAGATAAAAGTAAAAAATGCATTACAACAAGATCGAATTTATCCAAATCAAAAATTATATATGAATTAAAAAAAGGGCTAGTAGGACTAGCTCTTTTTTTACCAAAAAATAAAGACACATATAAATCCAGAAATGGCTAAATAGCTATAATAATAAAAGACCTTTGTCCTTGTTTTTTCCTTCGTTCGAAATAATACAATGGTTGGTTCGATTAGTCCAATTGTAAAGCAAAGTAGACCAAGGAGCATACAGCCGATAGAAAACGAATACAAGGCAACTTGTACTTGAAATGGAATTATCCACTTTAATAAAAATGCAATAAGTGCTGTATAACAAATGCTGCCTATATATTTGTTTAAAGTTGTATTGGAACGAAAACCAGGAAGCTTTTTCAAAAAGGATCGGGAAACAACTTCTGTTTGTAAAGAAGTATGTTCTTTAATTATTTTTTGGGCCTCTTTCCCTTTATGAAAGAGAGAGAGAATCCAATTTCGTTTTCCTTGGAAAACAAATTGTGATGTTGTTAAATAGTGATCAATTTTCACTTTATCCCAACTTTTCCACAGGTGACGCTCGCGTAGCTTTAGTTTACTTTCTGTTGTTTTATCATACTGATATACACTAATTCCTTCTTTGTCAAAAGTAGCATAGTATGTTTCTCTTGAAAATGTGCCTAAATCAATTGGACAGTAGAAAAGTAATTCCTTTTTTAAATAAAAGTATTCTTTTCTTAAGTTTTTTTTCATCGTTTCTTGAATAGAGTGTCTTTTTTCTTTCTTCATGACATTTCCTCCGTATTAAGAAAATGCTCTTATCTTAACAATTCAACATCTTATCACTTTTCTGTATGAATGACTAGGGAATTACGCAGGAAAAAGTCAGATTGTAAAAAATATGGATTGTGTTGTCAAATAATTCGATAGCTTTTTTATTGAGTATTAATAAGACAAATCTTATATAGAACGATGCTTACTATTCGTAAGTTATAAACATTTTTATTCACAACTGTATGATGTTGTTGTATAATGGTGAAGAAAATAGAATATCGGTCTATCTTCGGGGCAGGGTGAAAATCCCGACCGGCGGTGATGAACAGTTGCTTTTCGTTCTAAGCCCGCGAGCCGTTAAGGCAGGATTTGGTGAGATTCCAAAGCCGACAGTACAGTCTGGATGGGAGAAGATGGAGGTTCAAGCGTTCAAAAAAGATAGCTCTTTGAACGTCTGTTTGATGTGCCTAAAAATTCTCCCTTTGTGTAAACCACAAAGGGTTTTTTCGTATCATGAAAAAATAGGCATAGCAGAACCTTTCCACTTTCCATGAGATGATCGATGGAAAAGGAGAGAGAATGATGAAACAAAAAAACAGTGTAGTACAAATGGTGAGTGTAGCGATGCTTAGTAGTATTGCGTATTTGCTTATGATGTTGGATTTTCCATTTCCAGGACTTCCGCCATTTTTAAAAATTGACTTTAGTGATGTGCCAGCTTTAATTGCAGCGATTATTTTTAGTCCGATTGCAGGTGTAGTTGTAGAAGGGATAAAAAATATCCTTCACTATGGGATTCAAGGAAGTTTAACCGGAGTTCCGGTTGGAGAGGTAGCTAATTTCATTGCGGGATGTCTATTTATTGGTCCAGCGGCATTCTTATTTCGTAAGCATCGCACAGTAAAAAGTTTAACAACAGGGTTAATGTTAGGAACGGTTGCTATGTCTATCATTATGAGTGTGTTAAATTATTTCATTATTTTACCAGCGTACACTTGGTTTTTAAATCAGCCTGCTATGTCTAGCAGTGGTATGCGACAAATGATTGTAGCGGCAATTCTACCATTTAATTTAATTAAAGGAATTGTTGTAACAGTTGTGTTTGTAGCGCTGTTTTCACGTTTAAAAGTATGGGTATTTGCAAAAATGAAAAATGCATAGAAATTTTGGCCATCAGAGGAGAGAATATCGCTGATGGCTTTTTAAATTGTAAGTTAGATGAATAACAAAAAATCCCCCTCATAAAATGAGGGGGATTTTTTGAAGTTAATAAAAAGACTATTCGAATTTTAAAGCGTCGCCATCGAATGATTCGTCAGCAACTTTAATTGAGTCAGTTGGACAACCTTCAAATGCGTCCATCATGTCGTCAATTAATACATCTGGAATTTCAACGATACCTTGGTTATCATCTAATGTTACAAATGCAATACCTTCATCATCGTAATCATAAATGTCTGGTGCAGCAGCTCCGCAAGCTCCGCATGCGATGCAAGTGTCTTTATCAACAATTGTATATTTTGCCATATTCTTTTCCCTCCTGATAATATGTATGTGAAAATATTCGCTATAAAAATTATAACCTTATTGTAAAACGGTTTTTCAAACTTTTCAACATAAAATTATAATGATAATGCTTATCAATTAGAGTGTCAACTTATTTTTGATTTATTTCACAAGATTTTCAAAATGCCTAAATGCTGTACAGTTTGATACAATAGAAAATATAAAGTGAAACTTCTATCAGTGGGGTTCTCTTCATCGCTATCGATAGAAAGCTTTCACCAATCGGGCTTTTACTGTCAGCAAATAGCGGGATAAATGTAATTGAAAGGTGGAAGCGGTGATGCAGTTACAATATACTTTACTATATTGCATAAAACAATTAAATGGTGAACGAACTGTTTCTTCCATTTATCACCTTTTAAAAGGAAAACGTTCTTCACAAACACTACAAGACGGAAATATATTTCACATTTCTTTTCTGTTTGGAATATACAAATCATTACAACGTTCTGATTATGATCAGGAAATTGAACATGTATTGCATAAAGAATGGATTCAGAATGTACATGAAAATACGTACATTTTAACTGATGCTGGAAAGGAACAACTGGAAACTTGGAAAAAAACACTTTCTTTTCCACAGTATTTACATGGTTTACACTATGGTGATCTTGGCGAGCTTTTTTGGAAACGACTTTCATTAATTATTCAAACTGTGTCAAATTTACAACAGCAAAATGCGAAATTTATTCCTATTCAACAAGATACAGAGATCATGATGTGGGTCAAGCAGTTCCTCATCGGGATACCGTATACAAGAAGTGAACTTGCGGCAGGTTTGTGGAAAGAGATACATATGCTGTTGAAAGATACTTTGCCAATAGAAGCAACGATTTTTACATATCGACTAACTGGGTATGAACGGATTGGATATACATTAAAACAACTTGCAGAAATTACAAACCAAGATGTATTTCGCATCTATCTCTTATTTTGGGGTACCATTCATTTCTTTATTCAATCTGTTCGAGAGAATGAAAAAGAGTTTCCGTTATTAACAAAAATTATTTCTTATCCGAATGAAAGGGCAGATTTGTTTAGTTTATCCACGCAGAAAACATATCAGCTTTGGAGACAAGGGCTCTCTTTAGATGAAATTGCAACGATTAGAAATTTAAAGGTTGCAACAATAGAGGATCATTTTGTTGAAATTGCATTACGCGAACGAGATTTTTCTATTGAAATGTTCATGGGGAAAAATAAAATTAAGCATGTGCAGCGCATTATTGAAACATTACAAACACGTAAGTTGCGTGTATTAAAGCAAGCGGTAGGAGAAACAGTTTCTTATTTTGAAATTCGTCTTGTGTTAGCACAGATGGAGGGTGTAAATGAGACTTGAGGATTATCTGTATAAGTGGTTTGGTTATAACGAATTTCGTCAAGGACAGAAAGATGTTATTGTGGATTTGTTGCAAGGAAAAGATGTTGTGGCGATGCTTCCAACTGGAAGAGGAAAATCAATGTGCTATCAACTTCCAGGTCTTATGAGAGATGGAACAGTACTGATTGTTTCTCCATTACTATCCTTAATGGAAGATCAGGTAGCGCAGCTTAAATATATAGTAAAGGATCGTGTGATTGCGTTTAATAGTTTCCGTACATTAACTGAGAAAAAAGAAGCGATAAAAAGATTATCTTCTTATAAATTTGTCTTTGTCTCGCCTGAAATGCTGCAAACTGAAGCAATAATAAGAGAACTAAAAAAGATTCATATTTCGCTATTTGTCGTTGATGAAGCACATTGTATTTCGCAATGGGGTTACGATTTTCGAACAGACTATAAAAAATTAGATCAAGTTATAGCGGCTATTGGACATCCTCCGGTATTAGCATTAACAGCTACTGCAACAAAAGAAGTATTACAAGATATTATAAAAAGTTTAAAACTTACGAATGTAGCAGAGCATGTGTATTCGATTGATCGTCCAAATATTGCAATGGAAGTACAATTTGTACAAACAATAGAAGAAAAAAAGGAAGCGCTTCTCACGCAAGTTACTTATTTACAAGGACCAGGAATTATTTATTGTTCTAGCAGGGCTTGGACGGAGCGCCTGACAGAATATTTAAGGAGTAAAGGTATAGCAGATGTTGCATTTTATCATGGTGGAATGGAACATGAAGAGCGGATGTTAATTCAGCAACAATTTATGAATGATCAACTGCAGCTTGTTATATGTACAAGTGCATTTGGTATGGGGGTAAACAAGCCGAATACAAGATATATTATTCATTTTCATTATCCAGCAAATATTGCTTCTTATTTACAAGAAATCGGTAGAGCGGGAAGAGATGGAGAGATGAGTATTGCGATTCTACTTTGTAGTCCATTGGATCATGATCTACCAGTTTCTATCATTGAGGATGAATTACCAAATAAACAGCAAATTCTAATTTTTATTTTCCTTACTACAAGAGAAGATGTTCCAAACGAAAGTATTGCCAATGGAAGATGTGGAAGAAATTTGTTATAATGCCGCAAGGTTTAGTGAGCAGCATTGGCGTTTTGTACGTTATCATTTAGAAAAGATGAAAATCATACAACAGAAGAAGCTCATTATGGAATCCTTGTCAGATGAGAAAATGAAAAAATTGATGTTAGAAGTGGACGAGCGTCTTCGGAATAAATATAGGCAATTAGAAAATATGAAATCGTGGCTCCAGTT
This sequence is a window from Bacillus pseudomycoides DSM 12442. Protein-coding genes within it:
- a CDS encoding peptidoglycan DD-metalloendopeptidase family protein, producing MKGLKVGILVFGLFFSSQLYAYAEDGRWTWPVDGRISDYFGTRNGKHYGIDIAAPIGTPIAAIRGGTVTKSYFSNSYGNVVFIKHGEYEAVYAHLNKRYVFQGNHITRGEVIGEVGNTGESRGAHLHLEVHKGAWTFGKRNAMNPLFVLNGERDQVVSSSMYIVQKGDTLVSIARKFGMTVHEIKVKNALQQDRIYPNQKLYMN
- a CDS encoding ECF transporter S component; the encoded protein is MKQKNSVVQMVSVAMLSSIAYLLMMLDFPFPGLPPFLKIDFSDVPALIAAIIFSPIAGVVVEGIKNILHYGIQGSLTGVPVGEVANFIAGCLFIGPAAFLFRKHRTVKSLTTGLMLGTVAMSIIMSVLNYFIILPAYTWFLNQPAMSSSGMRQMIVAAILPFNLIKGIVVTVVFVALFSRLKVWVFAKMKNA
- a CDS encoding ferredoxin, yielding MAKYTIVDKDTCIACGACGAAAPDIYDYDDEGIAFVTLDDNQGIVEIPDVLIDDMMDAFEGCPTDSIKVADESFDGDALKFE
- a CDS encoding helix-turn-helix domain-containing protein yields the protein MQLQYTLLYCIKQLNGERTVSSIYHLLKGKRSSQTLQDGNIFHISFLFGIYKSLQRSDYDQEIEHVLHKEWIQNVHENTYILTDAGKEQLETWKKTLSFPQYLHGLHYGDLGELFWKRLSLIIQTVSNLQQQNAKFIPIQQDTEIMMWVKQFLIGIPYTRSELAAGLWKEIHMLLKDTLPIEATIFTYRLTGYERIGYTLKQLAEITNQDVFRIYLLFWGTIHFFIQSVRENEKEFPLLTKIISYPNERADLFSLSTQKTYQLWRQGLSLDEIATIRNLKVATIEDHFVEIALRERDFSIEMFMGKNKIKHVQRIIETLQTRKLRVLKQAVGETVSYFEIRLVLAQMEGVNET